One stretch of Anguilla anguilla isolate fAngAng1 chromosome 5, fAngAng1.pri, whole genome shotgun sequence DNA includes these proteins:
- the lcorl gene encoding uncharacterized protein lcorl isoform X1, translated as MATQCRSSKCTAERKGFRRELDSWRHKLVHCVGFESILEGIYGPRLLRDLSIFDDCEPDAVSDWSVDASCSFCNLQLEKLSDHIPPVSSPQSPPTEETPPPPPQGQSNTENIECQADRFLHAIFRKKDLPQSCDPNIPLVAQELMKKMIRQFAIEYASKSQIEGAKNHTSNNLPHPPDEDGPLDLTVNRHQPNVEQDGVLDLSKKNCASSALSTSSNQKASGSPGPADDVQVHLDAREEKSEARSSTLETVLSSLCPYHKTLLYQILKCMREYYSTSSAHRYKNAHGLFAQTDGPLCCHLSGNLHRDLCGFGDYKVSNGCYVPTCRVNSLPVAPVCICLKNFHCLSCQSIAIGCINGVVGPSSCGCFPRHHRIPCSCQNYIDGAYVTPVGNVASAPFGPQHVRDPYRSCTKGGCSPSPPPLSPIPSDVSGKISDKTFVCSFADGKTCSSQPPSLFPFEEEGDALSHKDCLSKGKDVSEEETGSQKDNGKGTDCCTETCRCLEQRQSGTIIHDLMERINEKLKTIEPLEKQQNIITTVNKSLECSDDVHVGKITTTVLHNDSDHDYTIKELPCQPKAIVENKPMQTPFCRGQITENHNLLCLEFPSSSCQSEERKQSLSNLSQSLERRKETLEESRNPNVRIEEDIHFSGFQPIPNRSDVEGVSEDVDIEITKDICDNQISKGVNTELPLCTPENTGDAQKIEDRTAEDCAISMNGLPLGSPEPSTEKQAFPPRSSNCSDLGRSRRNIVPPARFSSYVTEPRKMYFAACFSESFFIPRASKDKALKGTDSENSSPEMERDESSTEPVIREPSDTASNIKKLDEDEQDLDKPNEIKLVTTTSRTRNQSVLAGEKTVEESGTKWVSPRRTKRHEVSRSHARSKSSDTHSDDPDSRMQSSDSPEDTHTIENPSVSSECHSVPQYTSPIRLMFVCPVACENGIRYTLKSAFPGSTNDGETFDPCEESSWGGTINTPVKETAPRESCVTRDENGLHKRPVATDDASRADPLKEGQENEKEVCPIVPEIASSPLKRKPGRPKKLGPQIEKRAKRPIGRPPKLKDTNSTCSDDKGNTKSINNDPAAILCEDKDARTNKNLKITVVYGRSRRIKRLVSEDDGSLRKDQTEHQDDGRQKCDLNGNVLALSADDSSEKLPEEQAKNFNFVGPMNDRKCLPPPGTELKCQKQKRCVAMRKPGRPPKVKISGISVTVTTVSPKQRKIRINGEITESDREQSQLESTVILDDKPSKEQTTISSDATHEETTQNMEDGRMSKKTPVVPLRHSARERKPSIHLLHSVATSRTFSHSNALLRRSRKLLLNKASSEPNQIKSPEKSTGEAPVIPERASRNRRGQDLSFLSGISADSIFASNEALKWWPTSASYETLNEELTRRIQLMSDTWIADAVVSSKSCPTERETDLRERTCSAANDLPKNSVSAVKMLFQKHCNMEDLCAWFMQTTETQSLAIVRKASARNPYEIIQFNPNRVSKRGNVCPSPQAERLRKHVKKFAKIVPKSPVMHLQAQERISRSGRLHVKRRLFPKRSSAIAGVAHTWCLWSRGKPFSKYQSTLLRVKSKFMTRKRLAKATERRSDRASSGALRKNAVTPAKVSLLQVCRASSVDTGCRSPSSSILGERESAAQQVQNSKGTTRCGSQEWSPGTMRECRVFLKKINSPETKPTVEECNSCTVQLRDISSSDCGLPASTDRGEGETEPVKPENVRSERVRRTTRKVSSQYPEELWVQTTERKGKRKSSDSSQAQPAKKGKTI; from the exons ATGGCTACCCAGTGCCGTAGCTCTAAATGCACGGCAGAGAGGAAAGGATTCCGGCGGGAACTCGATTCCTGGCGGCACAAATTGGTCCACTGTGTAG GGTTTGAAAGCATATTAGAGGGGATCTATGGACCAAGGCTGCTCAGAGATCTCAGTATATTTGATg aCTGTGAACCAGATGCGGTCAGTGACTGGTCAGTGGATGCCAGCTGTTCTTTCTGCAATCTCCAATTAGAAAAACTCAGT GACCATATTCCCCCTGTCAGTTCACCTCAGTCACCTCCAACTGAagaaacccctccccctcctcctcagggCCAGTCAAACACTGAGAATATCGAATGCCAAGCTGACCGATTTCTCCATGCAATCTTTCGAAAGAAAG ACCTTCCTCAGAGCTGTGATCCGAACATTCCCTTAGTTGCTCAGGAATTAATGAAAAAGATGATCCGCCAGTTTGCCATTGAATACGCTTCAAAAAGTCAGATTGAAGGAGCGAAGAACCACACGTCCAACAACCTCCCTCACCCTCCAGATGAGGATGGACCCCTCGACCTCACTGTGAACAGACACCAACCGAATGTGGAACAAG ATGGGGTGCTTGATCTCTCCAAAAAGAATTGTGCCAGTTCTGCATTGTCAACTTCATCTAATCAAAAAGCATCAGG CTCCCCGGGGCCTGCTGATGACGTCCAAGTCCACTTGGATGCAAGGGAAGAAAAGTCTGAAGCCAGAAGTTCCACACTGGAAACGGTCCTTTCGTCGTTGTGCCCGTACCACAAGACTTTGCTGTATCAGATTCTGAAGTGCATGCGTGAATATTACAGCACCTCCTCCGCCCACAGATACAAAAATGCCCACGGACTCTTTGCACAAACGGACGGTCCGTTGTGCTGCCATTTGTCAGGCAACCTGCACCGGGACCTGTGCGGTTTCGGTGACTACAAGGTGTCGAACGGGTGCTATGTACCGACCTGTCGGGTTAACTCCCTCCCCGTAGCCCCGGTCTGCATCTGCCTGAAGAACTTTCACTGTTTGTCGTGTCAGAGCATTGCTATTGGCTGCATTAACGGCGTGGTTGGCCCCAGCTCCTGTGGTTGCTTCCCTCGTCATCATAGGATTCCGTGTTCTTGCCAGAACTACATTGATGGTGCGTATGTCACTCCTGTTGGAAATGTAGCAAGTGCCCCATTTGGTCCTCAGCATGTCCGTGATCCGTACCGTTCTTGTACCAAGGGGGGGTGCAGtccttccccacccccactttCACCAATACCATCTGATGTCAGTGGGAAAATAAGTGACAAAACATTTGTGTGCTCTTTCGCGGATGGCAAGACTTGCAGTAGCCaacctccatctctctttccatTTGAAGAGGAGGGTGATGCACTTTCTCACAAAGACTGTTTAAGTAAAGGAAAGGATGTAAGCGAAGAAGAGACCGGAAGCCAGAAAGACAATGGCAAAGGCACTGACTGTTGCACAGAGACTTGCAGGTGTCTTGAACAAAGACAGAGTGGAACTATCATCCACGATCTTATGGAGCGTATCAACGAGAAGCTGAAGACGATTGAACCACTGGAGAAACAGCAGAACATAATCACCACTGTCAACAAAAGCTTGGAGTGCAGTGATGATGTGCATGTAGGGAAAATAACAACTACGGTTTTACATAATGACAGTGACCATGATTACACCATAAAGGAGCTTCCTTGCCAACCTAAGGCAATTGTTGAGAACAAACCTATGCAGACACCTTTCTGTAGAGGGCAGATTACCGAAAACCATAACTTGCTGTGCCTGGAGTTTCCCTCATCATCTTGTCAAAGTGAAGAAAGGAAACAAAGTCTTTCTAATCTTAGTCAATCACTTGAGAGGAGAAAGGAGACTTTGGAGGAAAGCAGAAATCCAAATGTAAGAATTGAGGAAGACATACATTTCTCTGGCTTCCAACCCATTCCTAATAGGTCAGATGTGGAGGGCGTTTCTGAAGATGTGGATATTGAAATTACTAAAGACATTTGTGACAATCAAATCTCTAAAGGAGTCAACACTGAGCTGCCTCTTTGCACACCTGAAAACACGGGAGATGCACAGAAAATAGAAGACAGAACCGCGGAGGACTGTGCAATATCTATGAATGGTCTGCCTCTTGGAAGTCCTGAACCAAGTACTGAAAAACAAGCTTTCCCTCCTCGCTCAAGCAATTGTAGTGATTTAGGCAGATCCAGAAGAAACATTGTTCCTCCAGCAAGATTTTCCTCATATGTTACAGAGCCCAGAAAGATGTACTTTGCTGCCTGTTTTTCAGAAAGCTTTTTCATTCCAAGAGCATCCAAAGATAAGGCTTTAAAGGGCACAGACAGTGAAAATTCTTCCCCAGAAATGGAAAGGGATGAATCCTCCACAGAACCAGTCATTAGGGAACCCTCCGATACTGCATCTAATATCAAAAAGCTGGATGAAGATGAGCAAGACCTTGACAAACCAAACGAGATTAAACTAGTGACGACTACATCGCGAACAAGAAACCAGTCCGTTTTAGCGGGGGAAAAGACTGTTGAAGAGAGTGGAACTAAATGGGTTTCTCCAAGAAGAACAAAGCGACATGAGGTTTCCAGATCACATGCAAGGTCAAAGTCTTCTGACACTCACAGCGATGATCCTGACTCCCGCATGCAAAGCAGCGATTCACCAGAAGATACTCACACTATCGAAAACCCATCCGTCTCCAGCGAATGCCATTCGGTTCCCCAGTACACAAGTCCCATTCGCCTGATGTTCGTTTGTCCCGTGGCTTGTGAGAACGGAATCCGGTACACGCTCAAGTCTGCGTTTCCCGGTTCCACCAATGACGGCGAGACGTTTGATCCCTGCGAGGAGTCGTCGTGGGGAGGAACGATAAATACCCCCGTCAAAGAGACGGCACCCCGGGAATCCTGTGTTACTCGGGATGAGAACGGCTTGCACAAGAGGCCGGTGGCTACTGATGACGCGTCAAGAGCTGATCCTTTAAAGGAAGGCcaagaaaatgagaaagaggTCTGTCCCATAGTTCCTGAAATTGCTTCATCCCCTCTGAAAAGAAAGCCTGGCCGTCCCAAGAAACTCGGTCCGCAAATTGAAAAGCGGGCAAAGAGGCCAATAGGTAGGCCGCCAAAACTCAAAGATACGAATTCCACGTGCAGTGATGATAAGGGAAACACTAAGAGCATAAACAATGACcctgcggccattttgtgtgaaGACAAAGATGCAAGGACAAACAAAAACCTAAAAATCACTGTAGTTTATGGAAGATCAAGGAGAATAAAGAGACTTGTGTCAGAAGATGATGGAAGTTTAAGAAAAGACCAAACTGAACACCAAGATGATGGCAGACAGAAATGTGACCTAAATGGTAATGTACTAGCATTAAGCGCAGATGACTCCTCTGAAAAATTACCAGAAGAACAAGCCAAGAATTTCAATTTTGTTGGTCCTAtgaatgacagaaaatgtttgCCACCTCCAGGCACTGAGCTCAAATGTCAGAAACAAAAGCGTTGCGTTGCAATGAGAAAGCCAGGGAGACCTCCAAAGGTTAAGATTTCAGGCATCTCTGTGACTGTTACCACAGTGTCCCCAAAGCAACGAAAGATTCGTATCAATGGCGAGATCACAGAATCGGACAGGGAACAGTCTCAACTGGAAAGCACTGTTATCTTGGATGATAAACCCTCCAAAGAGCAGACGACAATCAGTTCTGATGCCACTCATGAAGAAACGACACAGAACATGGAGGATGGAAGAATGAGCAAAAAGACACCCGTAGTACCCCTAAGACATTCGGCTAGAGAAAGGAAACCTTCGATTCATTTACTGCACTCGGTTGCTACATCCAGGACATTTAGTCACAGCAATGCGCTGTTGCGTCGTTCTAGAAAGCTACTGTTAAACAAAGCGAGCAGCGAGCCAAACCAGATAAAGAGCCCGGAGAAGTCAACTGGAGAAGCCCCAGTAATTCCAGAAAGGGCTTCGAGAAATCGACGAGGGCAAGACTTGAGCTTTTTGTCGGGAATCTCGGCAGATTCGATTTTTGCATCAAACGAGGCTCTAAAGTGGTGGCCTACCTCAGCTTCATATGAAACACTGAATGAGGAGTTGACCAGGAGAATTCAACTCATGTCAGACACTTGGATTGCGGATGCTGTGGTATCGAGCAAGTCATGCCCCACAGAAAGGGAGACTGATCTCAGAGAAAGAACATGCTCTGCAGCGAATGACCTTCCAAAGAACTCCGTTTCTGCTGTCAAAATGCTGTTTCAGAAGCACTGTAATATGGAGGATCTGTGTGCTTGGTTCATGCAGACCACAGAGACCCAATCACTGGCAATAGTAAGAAAGGCGAGCGCCCGGAATCCGTATGAAATCATCCAGTTTAATCCCAACAGAGTTTCGAAAAGGGGAAATGTTTGCCCAAGTCCTCAGGCAGAGCGTTTGAGGAAGCATGTTaagaaatttgcaaaaattgtCCCAAAGAGTCCAGTGATGCACCTTCAAGCACAAGAGAGGATTAGCAGGAGTGGGAGACTGCACGTCAAGAGAAGGCTCTTTCCCAAGAGATCAAGTGCCATTGCTGGGGTTGCTCATACATGGTGCTTGTGGTCCAGAGGCAAAcccttcagtaaatatcaaaGCACCCTGCTGAGAGTAAAATCAAAGTTCATGACCAGAAAGAGATTGGCAAAGGCCACTGAAAGGAGGTCAGACAGAGCTTCCTCTGGTGCCCTCCGTAAAAATGCAGTGACTCCTGCAAAAGTGTCCCTGCTCCAAGTGTGCCGGGCGTCATCTGTGGACACGGGGTGTCGTTCTCCGAGTTCCTCCATCCTTGGAGAAAGGGAATCCGCGGCCCAGCAGGTGCAAAACTCCAAGGGAACAACTCGATGCGGATCGCAGGAATGGAGCCCAGGAACAATGAGGGAATGTAGGGTATTCCTCAAAAAGATTAACTCCCCAGAAACGAAACCCACAGTTGAAGAATGTAACTCGTGCACAGTTCAGCTCCGTGACATTTCGTCTTCTGACTGCGGTTTGCCTGCGAGCACAGACCGCGGCGAAGGGGAAACCGAGCCCGTTAAACCCGAGAATGTGAGAAGCGAGAGAGTAAGGCGAACGACCCGGAAGGTGTCTTCACAGTACCCCGAGGAACTGTGGGTTCAGACCacggaaaggaaaggaaaacgGAAAAGCAGTGACTCAAGTCAGGCACAACCTGCAAAAAAAGGCAAGACAATCTGA
- the lcorl gene encoding ligand-dependent nuclear receptor corepressor-like protein isoform X2, whose protein sequence is MATQCRSSKCTAERKGFRRELDSWRHKLVHCVGFESILEGIYGPRLLRDLSIFDDCEPDAVSDWSVDASCSFCNLQLEKLSDHIPPVSSPQSPPTEETPPPPPQGQSNTENIECQADRFLHAIFRKKDLPQSCDPNIPLVAQELMKKMIRQFAIEYASKSQIEGAKNHTSNNLPHPPDEDGPLDLTVNRHQPNVEQDGVLDLSKKNCASSALSTSSNQKASGRPQKDDYVGRSSEFSEGLLSKALKDVESGSLDVHKAAVLYGIPQKTLRLQLEASAEGRLEDGEDLLSKSRETHLVLQKVAAWARAHGERAELGKLGLAENSELKFPAASTYLHQLTLQRMVSQLREKSESLYFESSNNPAVRLKIPQVRISSVPKSQADISSLVDIMYQVSKATSTPEASALQKLKTILPKQNKMDCSVPLLHSGIESCLMQADLSPLCLNLKNGSVDDAADDLDRKDKQPRKKRGRYRQYDHDILEEAISMVMGGKMSVSKAQGIYGVPHSTLEYKVKERSGTLKVPPKKKSRFSESGPLRATESGTSSSKRD, encoded by the exons ATGGCTACCCAGTGCCGTAGCTCTAAATGCACGGCAGAGAGGAAAGGATTCCGGCGGGAACTCGATTCCTGGCGGCACAAATTGGTCCACTGTGTAG GGTTTGAAAGCATATTAGAGGGGATCTATGGACCAAGGCTGCTCAGAGATCTCAGTATATTTGATg aCTGTGAACCAGATGCGGTCAGTGACTGGTCAGTGGATGCCAGCTGTTCTTTCTGCAATCTCCAATTAGAAAAACTCAGT GACCATATTCCCCCTGTCAGTTCACCTCAGTCACCTCCAACTGAagaaacccctccccctcctcctcagggCCAGTCAAACACTGAGAATATCGAATGCCAAGCTGACCGATTTCTCCATGCAATCTTTCGAAAGAAAG ACCTTCCTCAGAGCTGTGATCCGAACATTCCCTTAGTTGCTCAGGAATTAATGAAAAAGATGATCCGCCAGTTTGCCATTGAATACGCTTCAAAAAGTCAGATTGAAGGAGCGAAGAACCACACGTCCAACAACCTCCCTCACCCTCCAGATGAGGATGGACCCCTCGACCTCACTGTGAACAGACACCAACCGAATGTGGAACAAG ATGGGGTGCTTGATCTCTCCAAAAAGAATTGTGCCAGTTCTGCATTGTCAACTTCATCTAATCAAAAAGCATCAGG GAGACCGCAGAAAGATGACTATGTGGGAAGAAGCTCTGAGTTTTCGGAAGGCTTGCTCTCGAAAGCCTTGAAAGACGTTGAGTCGGGATCACTGGACGTTCACAAAGCCGCCGTGCTTTACGGCATACCTCAAAAAACGTTGCGCCTCCAGCTGGAGGCCTCGGCCGAAGGGAGGCTGGAGGACGGCGAAGACCTGCTGTCGAAGAGCAGGGAGACCCACCTGGTCCTGCAGAAGGTGGCGGCCTGGGCCCGGGCCCACGGCGAGCGGGCCGAGCTGGGCAAGCTGGGCCTCGCGGAAAACTCCGAGCTGAAGTTTCCGGCAGCTTCCACCTACCTCCACCAGCTGACCCTGCAGCGGATGGTCTCTCAGCTGCGAGAGAAGAGCGAGAGCCTCTACTTCGAGAGCTCAAACAATCCCGCCGTGCGTTTGAAAATCCCTCAGGTACGAATCAGCTCTGTGCCCAAGTCCCAGGCCGACATCTCCAGCCTCGTGGACATAATGTACCAAGTGTCTAAAGCCACATCGACGCCCGAAGCCTCAGCGCTGCAGAAGCTCAAAACCATACTCCCCAAGCAGAACAAGATGGACTGTTCTGTGCCTCTACTTCACTCTGGTATCGAATCCTGCCTCATGCAAGCCGACCTTTCTCCCTTGTGTCTTAACTTGAAGAACGGCTCCGTGGACGACGCCGCCGATGACCTGGACCGCAAGGACAAGCAGCCCAGGAAGAAGCGCGGCCGCTACCGGCAGTACGACCACGACATCCTGGAAGAAGCCATCAGCATGGTCATGGGCGGCAAGATGAGCGTCTCTAAAGCACAAGGAATCTACGGAGTACCTCACAGCACTTTGGAGTACAAAGTGAAGGAGCGGTCCGGGACGCTCAAGGTACCGCCCAAAAAGAAATCCAGGTTCTCGGAATCCGGGCCTTTGCGTGCGACCGAATCAGGGACAAGCAGTTCCAAAAGGGATTAG